The following proteins come from a genomic window of Nostoc sp. TCL26-01:
- a CDS encoding addiction module protein, which translates to MTLEQLEAEVLALPKDSQVILLARLLERLGQESAINQEIAASWTEEAQKRDETMNTNQITGILAEEVFQRVRASLQ; encoded by the coding sequence ATGACCCTTGAACAGCTTGAAGCTGAAGTTCTTGCACTTCCAAAAGATTCTCAAGTGATTTTATTAGCAAGATTACTGGAAAGGTTAGGTCAAGAAAGTGCGATCAATCAAGAAATCGCTGCTAGTTGGACGGAAGAAGCCCAAAAGCGTGATGAAACTATGAATACTAATCAAATTACTGGTATTCTTGCTGAAGAAGTGTTTCAACGAGTTCGTGCTTCTTTACAATGA
- a CDS encoding restriction endonuclease subunit S, giving the protein MNRSWITKSPMIIGHRWDHGYHAFEQLSFFDIWSKKFELVPLGDIIQDDSYGILTPGDVYLSTHPITYVRVTDMRDNLQIDFEQSLKVPEEYYRHKRARLKKYDVILAVKGASIASNKSVAFIAREVASKTIVNGTIFRFQVKPPHNPLYVAVMLESEILKSQIRKLQIPNNAVSYIDKPSIHSLRIPLPSSIIQDCIAQIMQNTYARRQNKLSEAEQLYRTIDQYILGELGIDLTKLQSQNRSVKSINSIAGGRFDFEAVVTLQEMNFGFIKPVLLKEVVRQVNQRVTPVDEYVNENINYIGLGNIASNTGELVDFFPVKGEEVLSSSPKFELGDILFGRMRPYLNKVWLAEFDGVCSGEAVVLRPNKQKVDPVFLQALLLSQITLNQVVPLQSGTSLPRVSASDILSIKLPIPEDLNKQRKISAEISHRRPFC; this is encoded by the coding sequence ATGAATAGAAGTTGGATAACTAAATCACCGATGATTATAGGTCATCGTTGGGATCATGGATATCACGCTTTTGAGCAATTATCTTTCTTTGATATTTGGTCAAAAAAGTTTGAGCTAGTGCCTCTAGGTGACATTATTCAGGACGATTCGTATGGCATCCTCACTCCGGGGGATGTTTATTTATCAACACATCCTATAACTTATGTTCGTGTTACTGATATGCGTGATAACCTACAAATAGACTTTGAGCAATCACTAAAAGTTCCAGAGGAATATTATCGTCATAAGCGAGCAAGACTCAAAAAGTATGATGTAATCTTAGCTGTCAAAGGAGCGTCAATTGCCTCGAATAAATCAGTGGCATTTATTGCTCGTGAAGTTGCTTCAAAAACAATAGTTAATGGAACTATTTTCCGATTTCAAGTCAAGCCTCCTCATAATCCTTTATATGTTGCTGTAATGCTTGAGAGCGAAATTTTAAAAAGTCAAATTCGTAAACTTCAGATTCCCAATAATGCTGTATCTTATATTGATAAGCCTTCTATTCATTCACTTCGTATTCCCCTTCCATCTAGTATTATTCAAGATTGCATTGCTCAAATAATGCAGAATACTTATGCTAGACGACAGAATAAATTATCTGAAGCAGAACAATTGTATAGAACAATTGATCAGTATATTTTAGGAGAATTAGGAATCGACCTTACTAAACTTCAAAGTCAAAATCGATCTGTAAAATCAATTAATTCTATTGCTGGCGGTCGATTTGATTTTGAAGCGGTAGTTACTTTGCAAGAAATGAATTTTGGATTTATTAAACCAGTTTTACTTAAAGAAGTTGTTAGGCAAGTTAATCAACGTGTTACTCCAGTAGATGAGTATGTAAATGAAAATATTAATTATATTGGGCTAGGTAATATTGCTTCAAATACTGGTGAATTAGTAGATTTTTTCCCAGTTAAAGGAGAGGAAGTTTTGAGTTCATCACCAAAATTTGAACTTGGTGACATACTCTTCGGGCGTATGCGGCCATATCTGAACAAAGTCTGGTTAGCTGAATTTGATGGTGTCTGTTCAGGTGAAGCAGTTGTACTTCGACCTAACAAACAAAAAGTAGACCCTGTTTTTTTACAAGCACTTCTTTTAAGTCAAATTACTCTTAATCAAGTTGTGCCATTACAGAGTGGTACTTCACTTCCTAGAGTTTCGGCATCAGATATTCTTAGTATTAAGCTGCCAATACCGGAAGACTTAAACAAACAAAGAAAAATCAGTGCCGAAATCTCACACCGTCGCCCGTTTTGCTAA
- a CDS encoding co-chaperone YbbN, whose protein sequence is MVLSVSERTFTQEVLESPVPVLVNFEAPWCGLCRIIHPLLLQFQSQCGEHIKLVGINADDNFKLSNTYRLKSLPTLLLIENGVVRHRLEGFRGRDDLRLALEEIRLTYSTRSKVYSGAKTAEWECRTA, encoded by the coding sequence ATGGTGTTGTCGGTTAGTGAGCGGACATTTACTCAAGAAGTTTTAGAATCTCCAGTTCCAGTTTTAGTTAATTTTGAAGCGCCTTGGTGTGGCTTGTGTCGCATTATCCACCCACTGCTATTACAGTTCCAATCTCAATGCGGCGAACACATAAAACTAGTGGGGATTAACGCTGACGACAATTTCAAGCTGTCTAACACTTATCGCTTAAAATCATTACCCACATTACTTCTGATTGAAAATGGGGTTGTGCGCCATCGTTTAGAAGGTTTTCGTGGCCGGGATGACTTGCGTCTGGCGTTAGAAGAAATCAGACTTACCTACAGTACCCGTTCTAAAGTCTACAGTGGCGCTAAAACGGCAGAGTGGGAATGTCGGACAGCATGA
- a CDS encoding type II toxin-antitoxin system RelE/ParE family toxin yields MTRIVFHPLAEQELVDAANYYEEQNQGLGLEYLAEVEGAVNLLMRYPSAGVVVRGAVRQLILPKFPYLLLYRVVDDDLIRILAIAHHKRKPVYWIDRE; encoded by the coding sequence ATGACAAGAATTGTATTTCATCCATTGGCAGAGCAAGAACTGGTTGATGCCGCAAATTATTACGAGGAACAAAATCAGGGACTAGGGTTAGAATACTTGGCAGAAGTAGAAGGTGCAGTCAATCTCCTCATGCGTTATCCCTCTGCTGGTGTGGTGGTTCGAGGAGCTGTTCGTCAGTTGATTCTGCCTAAATTTCCTTATTTACTCCTGTACCGTGTTGTTGATGATGATTTAATTCGGATTCTAGCCATAGCACATCACAAACGTAAGCCTGTGTACTGGATTGATCGAGAATAG
- a CDS encoding NAD(P)H-quinone oxidoreductase subunit 5 produces MEVIYQYAWLIPVLPLLGAMLVGLGLISVNQTTNHLRQLNAVLIISLMGAAMGLSFALLWSQIQGHAPYLRTLEWAAAGNFHLSMGYTIDNLTSLMLVIVTTVAFLVMVYTDGYMAHDPGYVRFYAYLSLFGSSMLGLVVSPNLVQVYIFWELVGMCSYLLVGFWYDRKSAADACQKAFVTNRVGDFGLLLGILGLYWATGSFDFGIMGDRLADLVQTGSVSNFLAILLAILVFLGPVAKSAQFPLHVWLPDAMEGPTPISALIHAATMVAAGVFLIARMYPVFEHVPAAMNVIAFTGAFTAFLGATIAITQNDIKKGLAYSTISQLGYMVMAMGVGAYSAGLFHLMTHAYFKAMLFLGSGSVIHGMEGVVGHDPALAQDMRLMGGLRKYMPVTGLTFLIGCLAISGIPPFAGFWSKDEILGAAYAANPFLWLVGWLTAGITAFYMFRMYFSTFEGKFRGTDQKIKDKLKQAATIVLEIESEEPVPTFGPGAMKKGELEATGDHHGSHGHHSDSPHESPWTMTLPLLVLAVPSILIGLTGTPYNNYFERFIFSPTESLAEVLEKAAEFDPNEFYVMAGGSVGISLIGITLASLMYLQRKIDPAAIASKIKPLYELSLNKWYFDDIYHRVFVLGLRRLARQVMEVDFRVVDGAVNLTGFFTLVSGEGLKYLENGRVQFYALIVFGAVLGLVIFFGVT; encoded by the coding sequence ATGGAAGTAATTTATCAATATGCTTGGCTGATTCCGGTTTTGCCACTTCTAGGGGCAATGCTGGTCGGTCTAGGCTTAATTTCCGTAAATCAGACGACAAACCACCTGCGCCAGCTGAATGCTGTGTTGATCATTTCCCTCATGGGCGCAGCAATGGGTCTGTCGTTTGCCTTGCTGTGGAGTCAAATCCAAGGACACGCCCCATATCTCCGCACTCTAGAATGGGCAGCAGCAGGCAATTTCCATCTGAGCATGGGTTACACGATTGACAACCTGACATCTCTGATGCTGGTGATTGTCACAACTGTAGCTTTTTTAGTCATGGTTTACACTGATGGCTACATGGCTCATGATCCAGGATACGTAAGATTTTATGCCTATCTCAGCTTGTTTGGCTCCTCGATGTTGGGTCTGGTTGTTAGCCCCAACCTAGTCCAGGTCTATATCTTCTGGGAACTAGTGGGGATGTGTTCTTACTTGCTGGTAGGCTTTTGGTACGATCGCAAGTCAGCAGCAGATGCTTGTCAAAAGGCATTTGTCACCAACCGCGTTGGGGACTTTGGTCTACTATTGGGCATCCTGGGCTTGTATTGGGCAACAGGCAGCTTCGATTTTGGCATAATGGGCGATCGCCTAGCCGATTTGGTACAGACTGGTTCTGTGAGCAATTTCCTCGCCATTCTGCTGGCAATCCTCGTGTTTCTGGGCCCAGTGGCTAAATCAGCCCAATTTCCCCTCCATGTCTGGCTACCAGACGCGATGGAAGGACCCACCCCCATTTCAGCCTTAATCCACGCGGCAACAATGGTGGCAGCTGGTGTCTTCTTGATCGCGCGGATGTACCCTGTGTTTGAACACGTTCCAGCTGCAATGAACGTGATTGCCTTCACAGGAGCATTTACAGCATTTTTGGGCGCGACTATTGCCATTACCCAAAATGACATCAAAAAGGGCTTGGCTTACTCCACCATCTCCCAATTGGGTTACATGGTGATGGCAATGGGAGTCGGCGCTTATAGTGCTGGCTTGTTTCACCTGATGACTCACGCCTATTTCAAGGCGATGCTGTTCTTGGGTTCTGGTTCTGTGATTCATGGCATGGAAGGAGTCGTCGGCCATGATCCCGCCTTGGCCCAAGATATGCGCTTAATGGGCGGACTGCGGAAGTATATGCCCGTGACGGGATTGACCTTTTTGATTGGTTGCTTGGCAATTTCTGGTATCCCTCCCTTTGCCGGTTTCTGGTCAAAAGATGAAATTCTCGGTGCAGCCTATGCAGCTAACCCATTTTTGTGGTTAGTGGGCTGGTTGACGGCTGGAATCACTGCTTTTTATATGTTTAGAATGTATTTCTCGACATTTGAAGGCAAATTCCGGGGTACTGACCAGAAAATCAAGGATAAACTCAAGCAAGCTGCCACCATCGTCTTGGAAATAGAGTCAGAAGAACCCGTACCAACTTTTGGCCCTGGGGCGATGAAAAAAGGCGAACTAGAGGCAACTGGGGATCATCATGGTTCTCATGGTCATCATAGCGATTCACCTCATGAGTCACCTTGGACAATGACCTTGCCATTGCTAGTTTTAGCTGTACCTTCAATTTTGATTGGGTTAACAGGCACACCGTACAACAATTACTTTGAACGGTTCATTTTTTCGCCCACAGAAAGTTTGGCTGAAGTTCTAGAAAAAGCGGCTGAGTTCGACCCCAATGAGTTTTACGTCATGGCGGGTGGTTCAGTGGGTATTTCCTTGATTGGCATTACCTTGGCTTCTTTGATGTACTTACAGCGTAAAATTGACCCAGCTGCGATCGCATCTAAAATCAAGCCACTCTACGAACTATCTCTCAACAAGTGGTACTTCGATGACATTTACCATCGTGTATTTGTCCTTGGGTTACGCCGCCTCGCTAGACAGGTCATGGAAGTTGATTTCCGCGTTGTCGATGGTGCTGTTAACTTGACAGGTTTCTTCACCCTCGTTAGTGGCGAAGGTCTGAAATACCTGGAAAATGGTCGTGTTCAATTCTATGCCTTAATTGTTTTTGGGGCTGTTTTGGGCTTAGTCATATTCTTTGGTGTCACCTGA
- the ndhD1 gene encoding photosynthetic/respiratory NAD(P)H-quinone oxidoreductase subunit D1 encodes MNTANFPWLTTIILLPIAASLLIPIIPDKDGKTIRWYALIVGLIDFALIVYAFYTGYDFSNPDLQLVESYPWVPQLDLNWSVGADGLSMPLILLTGFITTLATLAAWPVTLKPRLFYFLLLAMYGGQIAVFAVQDMLLFFLVWELELIPVYLLLAIWGGKKRQYAATKFILYTAGGSLFILVAALTMAFYGDNVTFDMRSLALKDYALNFELLLYAGFLIAYAVKLPIIPLHTWLPDAHGEATAPVHMLLAGILLKMGGYALVRMNAQMLPDAHAYFAPVLVVLGVVNIIYAALTSFAQRNLKRKIAYSSISHMGFVIIGFASFTDLGLSGAVLQMVSHGLIGASLFFLVGATYDRTHTLMLDEMGGVGKRMQKIFAMFTACSMASLALPGMSGFVAELMVFVGFATSDAYSSTFKVIVIFLMAVGVILTPIYLLSMLREIFYGQENEELVSHQQLIDAEPREVFIIACLLVPIIGIGFYPKLLTQMYDSTTVQLTARLRDSVPTLAQEKPEASKVSFNAPAIGN; translated from the coding sequence ATGAATACAGCTAACTTCCCGTGGCTGACGACGATTATTTTGTTACCGATCGCAGCGTCGCTACTAATTCCCATTATCCCAGATAAAGACGGCAAAACAATACGTTGGTACGCCTTAATTGTCGGTTTGATTGATTTTGCTCTGATTGTTTACGCTTTTTATACCGGGTATGACTTCTCTAACCCCGATTTGCAACTGGTGGAGAGTTATCCTTGGGTTCCCCAGCTAGATTTAAATTGGTCGGTAGGGGCAGATGGCTTGTCTATGCCTCTAATTCTGTTGACAGGATTCATTACCACCCTAGCGACCTTAGCAGCTTGGCCTGTAACCTTAAAACCCAGGCTATTTTACTTTTTACTCCTGGCGATGTATGGCGGTCAAATCGCCGTGTTTGCCGTTCAGGATATGCTGCTGTTCTTCTTGGTGTGGGAACTAGAATTGATTCCGGTTTACCTACTGTTGGCAATTTGGGGAGGTAAAAAGCGCCAATATGCAGCCACCAAGTTTATCTTGTATACGGCTGGTGGTTCGCTATTTATTTTAGTAGCGGCTTTGACAATGGCCTTTTATGGCGATAATGTGACTTTTGATATGCGATCGCTCGCACTCAAAGATTACGCCTTGAATTTTGAGTTATTATTGTATGCTGGCTTCCTGATTGCCTACGCTGTCAAGTTGCCCATTATCCCCTTACATACCTGGCTACCAGATGCCCACGGCGAAGCTACAGCCCCTGTACATATGTTGCTGGCAGGTATTTTGCTGAAAATGGGTGGTTATGCCCTTGTTCGCATGAATGCCCAAATGCTCCCCGATGCCCATGCTTATTTCGCACCTGTGCTGGTGGTTTTGGGGGTGGTAAACATCATCTACGCCGCCTTAACATCCTTTGCCCAGCGTAACCTGAAGCGAAAGATTGCTTACTCCTCAATTTCCCACATGGGCTTTGTAATTATTGGCTTTGCTTCCTTCACTGATTTAGGCTTGAGTGGGGCAGTATTGCAAATGGTTTCTCACGGGCTAATTGGGGCAAGTTTATTCTTCCTTGTGGGTGCAACTTATGACCGGACACACACCTTGATGTTAGATGAAATGGGTGGTGTCGGTAAGCGGATGCAAAAGATTTTTGCCATGTTTACTGCTTGTTCAATGGCTTCCTTAGCATTGCCAGGAATGAGTGGTTTTGTCGCCGAATTAATGGTGTTTGTTGGCTTTGCCACGAGCGATGCTTATAGCTCTACATTTAAAGTCATCGTCATATTTTTGATGGCAGTTGGGGTAATTTTAACTCCCATCTACCTGCTTTCAATGTTGCGAGAAATTTTCTACGGTCAAGAAAACGAAGAATTAGTTTCTCATCAGCAACTCATCGATGCTGAACCCCGCGAAGTGTTTATCATTGCTTGCTTGTTAGTACCCATTATTGGTATCGGTTTCTATCCCAAGCTGTTAACTCAGATGTACGACTCTACAACTGTACAACTGACAGCGAGATTGCGTGATTCTGTTCCTACTTTGGCACAGGAAAAACCAGAAGCATCAAAAGTTTCTTTCAATGCACCGGCAATTGGTAATTAG
- a CDS encoding CHAT domain-containing protein, with the protein MTVITIREKQPTETGFAASLIFEGGEYAINITDPFTPQQERVLEWYFEEWLTFPMLNAQKAEAAKTSVVSYGESLFQQVFQADVDAYSDYRQLRGNLKQVKIEIVGNSPEFHALHWEAMRDKDLPRPLSVDCVMVRKRIDKSASVATHLAESPVINLLVVISRPDEENDVGYRTIARPLIEVIQKSQLPVNVDLLRPGTYESLERHLEAMGAEYYHIIHFDCHGALMAYADIQDGVKRNRYTYQARWGREDIQPYEGVKAFLFLDGESQGKADPVEAGELANLLTGKGIPVCILNACQSGKQVRGDGEQGAEEAGGAGETRETSLGSRLMTAGMQMVVAMGYSVTVSAARLMMEQVYQNLFGGKEITEAIRLGRRELFNNKTRKAYFNTNIDLEDWLLPVVYSNRQVNLHLRQFRAEEEEAYFEKLGNLYQYQPPEYGFIGRDLEILKIEKALFRHNILLLQGMGGTGKTTLLNYLRSWWQTTNFAPEIFYFSYDERAWTLTQILFEIGKRLYKRFELANF; encoded by the coding sequence ATGACAGTCATCACGATTCGGGAAAAGCAGCCAACAGAGACGGGTTTTGCCGCAAGTTTGATTTTTGAGGGTGGTGAGTATGCAATTAATATTACCGACCCGTTTACACCACAGCAAGAAAGGGTGCTGGAATGGTATTTTGAGGAATGGCTGACTTTCCCGATGTTGAATGCTCAGAAGGCGGAAGCGGCGAAAACGAGTGTTGTTAGTTACGGGGAAAGTTTATTTCAGCAGGTTTTTCAGGCTGATGTTGATGCTTATAGCGATTATCGTCAACTGCGGGGAAATCTGAAGCAGGTAAAAATTGAGATAGTTGGTAATAGTCCTGAATTTCACGCGCTGCACTGGGAAGCTATGCGGGATAAGGATTTGCCACGTCCTTTGAGTGTGGATTGCGTAATGGTACGGAAGCGGATTGATAAATCAGCATCAGTGGCAACCCATCTAGCAGAATCTCCGGTGATTAACTTGTTGGTGGTAATTTCCCGACCAGATGAAGAAAATGATGTAGGTTATCGTACCATTGCTCGTCCGTTGATTGAAGTGATTCAAAAGAGTCAATTGCCTGTAAATGTTGACTTATTGCGTCCGGGAACCTATGAAAGTTTAGAACGGCATTTAGAAGCCATGGGGGCGGAATATTATCATATCATCCATTTTGACTGTCATGGGGCGTTGATGGCATACGCAGATATTCAGGATGGGGTGAAACGCAACCGATATACTTATCAAGCCAGATGGGGACGGGAAGATATTCAACCCTATGAGGGGGTAAAGGCATTTTTGTTTTTGGATGGGGAAAGTCAGGGAAAAGCCGATCCTGTAGAAGCGGGGGAATTAGCCAATTTGTTGACGGGGAAGGGGATTCCTGTTTGTATTCTCAATGCTTGTCAGTCGGGGAAGCAGGTACGAGGAGATGGGGAGCAGGGAGCAGAGGAGGCAGGGGGAGCAGGGGAGACAAGAGAGACGAGTTTGGGTAGTCGGTTGATGACTGCGGGAATGCAAATGGTGGTAGCAATGGGGTATTCGGTGACGGTTTCGGCGGCGCGGTTGATGATGGAACAGGTTTATCAAAACTTGTTTGGGGGGAAGGAGATCACGGAAGCGATTCGGTTAGGGAGAAGGGAGTTATTTAATAATAAGACGCGCAAGGCTTATTTTAATACGAATATTGATTTGGAAGATTGGCTTTTGCCTGTGGTTTATAGTAACCGACAGGTGAATTTACATTTGCGGCAATTTAGAGCAGAGGAAGAGGAAGCGTATTTTGAGAAGTTAGGGAATTTATATCAATATCAGCCGCCTGAATATGGTTTTATTGGGCGAGACTTGGAGATTTTGAAGATTGAAAAGGCTTTGTTTCGTCATAATATTTTGCTGTTGCAGGGAATGGGTGGAACTGGGAAAACAACGCTGTTAAATTATTTGCGGAGTTGGTGGCAGACGACGAATTTTGCACCGGAGATATTTTATTTTAGTTACGATGAAAGGGCTTGGACGCTGACACAGATTTTATTTGAGATTGGCAAGCGGTTATATAAAAGGTTTGAGTTAGCGAATTTCTAG